The following proteins come from a genomic window of Crassostrea angulata isolate pt1a10 chromosome 1, ASM2561291v2, whole genome shotgun sequence:
- the LOC128179106 gene encoding uncharacterized protein LOC128179106 yields MGTSVLFIVALVLTICAVVFQIIGLAAPYWVFIDGSLFDTWYGLWTTCIKSQTATTCTSEDAKEDWERAVRAMSILGFLVLIVAVVMTVLKLFVMKDKKPVLFAGIGTSFAGGIFILIAVAVFAAKNKDVLAASGVNDFDYHFAFAFSIIAMITAFAAGGVMLFGMMKE; encoded by the exons ATGGGAACCTCAGTACTTTTTATAGTAGCCCTCGTGCTTACGATATGTGCAGTGGTCTTCCAGATTATTGGCTTGGCAGCACCATATTGGGTCTTCATAGATGGTAGTTTATTTGATACGTGGTACGGTTTGTGGACTACGTGCATTAAATCACAGACAGCTACAACATGTACAAGTGAAGACGCTAAAGAAG ATTGGGAGAGAGCTGTACGAGCTATGAGCATTCTTGGGTTTCTAGTGTTGATTGTCGCTGTTGTCATGACTGTTCTAAAACTATTCGTCATGAAAGACAAGAAACCGGTTCTTTTTGCCGGTATAGGAACATCATTTGCCGGAG GTATCTTTATCCTGATAGCAGTGGCAGTGTTTgcagcaaaaaataaagatgttttaGCTGCTTCTGGTGTTAATGATTTTGACTACCATTTTGCGTTTGCGTTCAGTATCATTGCGATGATAACGGCATTCGCCGCAGGAGGTGTGATGCTATTTGGCATGATGAAAGAGTGA
- the LOC128179189 gene encoding uncharacterized protein LOC128179189, with the protein MTTSVLLIVALVLTICAVAFQIIGVAPPYWVSIDTVSLKMHYGLWTTCTEVQTGTTCEDSDADEDWQKAVRAMSILGLLVLIGAVGMTVLKLFVMKDKKPVLFAGIGTSFAGGIFILIAVAVFAAKQNDELANVDFTYHFAFAFSIIAMITAFAAGGVMLFSMTKE; encoded by the exons ATGACAACCTCGGTACTTTTGATAGTAGCCCTCGTGCTTACGATATGTGCAGTGGCCTTCCAGATCATTGGCGTGGCGCCACCGTATTGGGTCTCCATAGATACTGTTTCTTTAAAGATGCATTACGGTTTGTGGACTACTTGCACTGAAGTACAGACTGGGACAACATGTGAAGATTCAGATGCTGATGAAG ATTGGCAGAAAGCTGTACGAGCTATGAGCATTCTGGGGCTTCTAGTGTTGATTGGCGCTGTTGGCATGACGGTTCTAAAACTATTCGTCATGAAAGACAAGAAACCGGTTCTTTTTGCCGGTATAGGAACATCATTTGCCGGAG GTATCTTTATCCTGATAGCAGTGGCAGTGTTTGCAGCAAAACAAAATGATGAATTAGCTAATGTTGATTTCACCTATCATTTTGCGTTTGCGTTCAGCATCATTGCGATGATAACGGCATTCGCAGCAGGAGGTGTGATGCTGTTTAGCATGACGAAAGAATGA